The proteins below come from a single Candidatus Fermentibacter sp. genomic window:
- a CDS encoding metal ABC transporter ATP-binding protein: protein MTVPVVRLRGVTFGYGPGRPALDGVDFEVSAGDYVAVIGPNGGGKTTLLKVILGLRTPWSGTVEVFGGPPAAARGRIGYVPQWSGASLDFPATALDVVMMGLPPKTGGRAARAVALDRMADMGIAGLAGIHAGSLSGGQRQKVYVARALAGDPELLLLDEPAASVDPAGQGGLYDLLARLNEKVTIVLVTHDVGAVSGQVRSIACLNSEMVSHGGTLDTEALWKAYGCPVDLVSHGTPHRVLEAGAHGGCGHA from the coding sequence GTGACGGTCCCCGTGGTGAGACTTCGCGGGGTCACTTTCGGCTACGGGCCGGGCAGGCCCGCCCTCGACGGGGTCGACTTCGAGGTGTCCGCCGGAGACTACGTGGCGGTCATCGGGCCGAACGGGGGCGGGAAGACCACGCTCCTGAAGGTGATCCTGGGGCTCAGGACGCCCTGGTCGGGCACCGTGGAGGTGTTCGGAGGCCCGCCCGCGGCGGCGAGGGGCAGGATCGGATACGTGCCGCAGTGGAGCGGCGCCAGCCTCGACTTTCCAGCGACGGCTCTCGACGTGGTGATGATGGGCCTGCCCCCGAAGACCGGCGGACGGGCGGCAAGGGCGGTCGCACTCGACAGGATGGCGGACATGGGGATAGCCGGTCTTGCCGGGATCCATGCCGGGAGCCTCTCGGGCGGCCAGCGTCAGAAGGTGTACGTCGCCAGGGCGCTCGCGGGCGACCCGGAGCTGCTGCTCCTCGACGAGCCGGCCGCGAGCGTCGATCCCGCAGGCCAGGGCGGCCTCTACGACCTCCTTGCCAGGCTCAACGAGAAGGTGACCATCGTTCTCGTAACCCACGACGTAGGTGCGGTCTCCGGTCAGGTGCGCTCGATCGCGTGCCTGAACTCGGAGATGGTCAGCCACGGCGGCACGCTGGACACGGAGGCCCTCTGGAAGGCCTACGGCTGCCCGGTGGACCTCGTCTCCCACGGGACCCCGCACAGGGTTCTCGAAGCGGGCGCCCACGGAGGCTGCGGACATGCCTGA